In Wolinella succinogenes DSM 1740, a single genomic region encodes these proteins:
- the rlmH gene encoding 23S rRNA (pseudouridine(1915)-N(3))-methyltransferase RlmH — translation MKIRVYCISKPEKDAYAELGEHFKKLARSFNVELEILDIFNKQIAQAQKAANEAESSLAYKEALQRYLSGAHNIALTPEGKLYDSHAFSQIFHHKQEVNFFIGGAYGFEPGFLKSCHQSLSLSPLTLGHKVAKVVLCEQIYRGLTIMHNHPYHK, via the coding sequence ATGAAAATCCGTGTCTATTGCATCTCTAAGCCTGAAAAGGATGCCTATGCTGAGCTGGGAGAGCATTTCAAAAAGCTCGCTCGCTCTTTTAATGTCGAGCTTGAGATTTTGGATATTTTCAACAAGCAGATCGCCCAAGCTCAAAAAGCGGCCAATGAAGCCGAATCCTCTTTGGCTTACAAAGAGGCTTTGCAGCGCTATCTCTCAGGAGCTCACAATATCGCACTCACGCCTGAGGGTAAGCTCTATGATTCTCATGCTTTCTCTCAAATCTTCCATCACAAACAGGAGGTGAACTTCTTTATAGGCGGTGCTTACGGTTTTGAACCAGGATTCCTCAAAAGTTGCCACCAAAGCCTCTCCCTGAGTCCTCTCACCCTAGGACACAAGGTCGCTAAAGTGGTTTTATGCGAGCAGATTTACCGGGGGCTTACGATTATGCACAATCACCCCTATCACAAGTAA
- the accD gene encoding acetyl-CoA carboxylase, carboxyltransferase subunit beta has product MGFADFFKTFTRERAKEGESPSHWIKCPSCSALMYYKEVIAQHHVCPKCNFHMRIALEDRIEMLCDEGTLIEHDASLEPTDPLTFVDKKSYKKRIEEGKQKTGRASSVLSGECRINGVSTQIVLFNFAFMGGSLGSVEGEKIVRAVNRALEKHQGLVILSTSGGARMQESTYSLMQMAKTSAALARLSQAKLPFISLLTDPTMGGVSASFAFLGDIIIAEPGAMVGFAGARVIKQTIGADLPEGFQTAEFLLEHGLIDMITPRKEMKKTLGDLLRFFNPYDENPCLLHL; this is encoded by the coding sequence ATGGGTTTTGCCGACTTTTTTAAAACCTTCACTAGAGAACGCGCCAAAGAGGGGGAATCCCCTAGTCACTGGATCAAATGCCCTAGTTGTAGCGCCCTCATGTATTACAAGGAGGTGATCGCGCAACATCATGTCTGCCCTAAGTGCAACTTCCATATGCGCATCGCCCTCGAAGATCGCATTGAGATGCTCTGCGATGAGGGGACTCTCATTGAGCACGACGCCTCCCTAGAGCCCACTGATCCGCTCACTTTTGTAGACAAGAAGAGCTACAAAAAAAGAATCGAAGAGGGAAAACAAAAAACAGGGCGCGCCAGCTCTGTTCTAAGCGGAGAGTGTCGAATCAATGGGGTTAGCACCCAAATCGTGCTCTTTAACTTTGCTTTTATGGGAGGAAGCCTTGGCTCGGTGGAGGGTGAAAAAATCGTTCGCGCGGTCAATCGTGCCCTCGAAAAACACCAAGGACTCGTGATTCTCAGCACTAGCGGAGGCGCTAGAATGCAAGAGAGCACCTACTCTTTGATGCAGATGGCCAAGACAAGCGCGGCTTTGGCGCGACTCTCTCAGGCCAAGCTTCCTTTTATCTCTCTCCTCACTGATCCTACCATGGGGGGCGTGAGCGCCTCTTTTGCCTTTTTGGGCGATATCATTATCGCCGAACCCGGAGCCATGGTAGGCTTTGCTGGAGCGAGGGTCATCAAACAGACCATTGGAGCGGATCTGCCTGAGGGCTTCCAAACGGCGGAATTTTTGCTTGAGCATGGGCTCATTGACATGATCACCCCACGCAAGGAGATGAAGAAGACCTTGGGCGACCTTTTGAGATTCTTCAACCCCTACGATGAAAATCCGTGTCTATTGCATCTCTAA
- a CDS encoding inositol monophosphatase family protein: MTNFVGSVLEATKEAIRALNPQNSTIYESLMVGAGGDVSLKADLMCEEILSARLRHFGHIHSEESGLIEGESQDIIYLDPLDGSTNLSSLIPYYGTSVALCDPEGRTKAAAVINFCSGETFIKTDAFALHGSIWQPIDTFVPIRPLEHASKIGIFEGSHRNAPWVLGLHQKGLKFRSPGAIALSMAYAHNVSFVLFDGEIREYDTKAGLFLCSDLHIHHDERALLISRDPIIFENLLELISQKG; encoded by the coding sequence TTGACCAACTTTGTCGGTAGTGTCTTAGAAGCCACCAAAGAAGCCATTAGGGCTCTCAACCCACAAAACTCCACCATCTACGAATCGCTTATGGTCGGAGCGGGGGGTGATGTGAGCCTCAAGGCCGACCTAATGTGCGAAGAGATCCTCTCCGCTAGACTTCGCCATTTTGGCCACATTCACTCCGAAGAGAGCGGCCTCATTGAAGGAGAGAGTCAAGACATCATCTATCTTGACCCCTTAGATGGAAGCACCAACCTCTCCTCTCTTATTCCCTATTACGGCACTTCTGTAGCACTCTGTGATCCCGAGGGGCGCACCAAAGCGGCGGCAGTGATCAACTTCTGCTCGGGTGAAACCTTCATCAAAACAGACGCTTTCGCCCTGCACGGAAGCATTTGGCAACCCATCGACACCTTTGTTCCCATTCGCCCCCTAGAGCATGCGAGCAAGATTGGAATCTTTGAGGGCTCCCATCGAAACGCTCCGTGGGTCTTGGGTCTCCATCAAAAGGGTCTAAAATTTCGCTCTCCCGGAGCAATCGCCCTCTCCATGGCCTACGCACACAACGTCAGCTTTGTCCTTTTTGATGGGGAGATTCGAGAGTATGACACGAAGGCGGGACTTTTCCTCTGTTCTGACCTCCACATCCATCACGACGAGCGAGCCCTGCTTATCAGCCGTGACCCGATCATTTTTGAAAACCTCTTAGAGCTTATTAGCCAGAAAGGATAG
- the recO gene encoding recombination protein RecO, protein MERGLQGYVLDINVARDEDLWVGVLTSSKMARLYRFYGARHSVIQIGHKIDFEEEQGGAIPRLRSVMHLGFVWERDNHRRYWWQQYLRLLYRHLRDVEEMEGFYYALLDQVSRRLERQDAKRAILESHAALLEYEGRSHGLERCFLCEGELGDEVALARGFIGAHPECVYGRGIERARIEWFLREKNSTHLSDLEVEELWKILLQGI, encoded by the coding sequence ATGGAGCGTGGTTTGCAGGGTTATGTTTTAGATATCAATGTCGCAAGAGATGAAGATCTTTGGGTGGGGGTGCTCACCTCCTCCAAGATGGCGAGGCTCTATCGATTTTATGGGGCGCGTCATAGCGTGATACAGATTGGGCATAAAATTGACTTTGAAGAGGAGCAGGGGGGAGCGATTCCCCGCTTGCGCAGCGTGATGCATTTAGGATTTGTCTGGGAGCGCGACAATCATAGGCGCTACTGGTGGCAGCAATACCTTCGCCTGCTCTATCGGCATCTTCGTGATGTTGAGGAGATGGAAGGATTTTATTATGCGCTTTTGGATCAGGTCTCTAGGCGCCTAGAGAGACAGGATGCCAAGAGAGCGATTTTAGAATCTCATGCCGCGCTTTTGGAATATGAGGGGCGAAGCCATGGGCTGGAACGCTGCTTTTTGTGCGAGGGGGAGTTGGGCGACGAGGTGGCTCTGGCGCGAGGGTTTATTGGGGCACACCCTGAGTGTGTCTATGGTCGGGGGATAGAGAGGGCGAGAATCGAGTGGTTTTTAAGAGAGAAAAACTCCACCCACCTGAGCGATTTAGAGGTGGAGGAGTTGTGGAAGATTCTTTTGCAGGGAATTTAG
- a CDS encoding peptidylprolyl isomerase: MLSRIFLSLGLCASMVLAAPTLVNGISFYVNNQPVTLLELYKTAQLANVSKERAMEMLIDKMLHQDEIERYGISTNEIEVNQEVERIAKSNGATLEQFRSFLDQKGVNWESYKEDLKEKVLKDKLYDKIVANNLRMADERELVAYYESNKNLFSIPARIETIKYSSKNQEALVSLLKNPLSQPKGLISEPETILTQKINPKLAALLQETPLGQFTQIFTIGEDHLTFLVKSKGDLVLIPFESAKEAVFHRLMMEKEDKVIREHFEKLRASAKVKVIRLD; encoded by the coding sequence ATGCTTTCTAGAATCTTTCTCTCCCTTGGCCTATGCGCCTCTATGGTCTTGGCCGCCCCCACGCTTGTCAATGGGATCTCCTTTTATGTCAATAACCAGCCCGTCACCCTTTTGGAGCTTTACAAAACCGCCCAACTAGCCAATGTTAGCAAAGAGCGTGCGATGGAGATGCTCATTGACAAAATGCTCCACCAAGATGAGATTGAGCGCTATGGAATCAGCACCAATGAGATCGAGGTCAATCAAGAAGTCGAGCGAATCGCCAAGTCCAATGGGGCAACACTAGAGCAATTCCGATCCTTTTTAGATCAAAAAGGGGTGAATTGGGAGAGCTACAAAGAGGACCTCAAAGAGAAAGTACTCAAAGACAAGCTCTATGACAAGATCGTCGCCAATAACCTCCGTATGGCTGATGAGCGCGAGCTAGTTGCCTACTACGAATCCAACAAAAATCTCTTCTCCATTCCCGCAAGAATCGAGACGATCAAATATAGCTCCAAAAATCAAGAGGCGCTTGTGTCGCTCCTCAAAAATCCTCTAAGCCAGCCCAAAGGCTTAATCTCTGAGCCTGAGACGATTCTCACTCAAAAGATCAATCCCAAGCTCGCCGCCCTTTTGCAAGAGACTCCCCTGGGGCAATTCACCCAAATTTTCACCATTGGCGAGGACCACCTCACTTTCTTGGTCAAAAGCAAGGGGGATCTCGTTTTGATTCCTTTTGAAAGCGCCAAAGAGGCAGTCTTTCATCGCCTCATGATGGAAAAAGAGGACAAGGTGATTCGCGAGCATTTTGAGAAGCTCCGTGCCAGCGCCAAAGTGAAAGTGATTCGACTCGACTAA
- a CDS encoding 2,3,4,5-tetrahydropyridine-2,6-dicarboxylate N-succinyltransferase, giving the protein MKEFVEELWQARDTLGPDSLSQPELKKAILDTIDLLDTGKVRALSMENGTPVINEWVKKAILIYIQTTSCYPTNAGVLRYYDKIPMKLDGWDESRFKNAGITVLPGSVVRKGSFIGAHSKLMPSFVDIGAYLGRGTKVGSWAHIGPCVQIGEGCTIGNHSSIEGTLNPLHKLPAIIEEGCHIGAKCEVGAGVWIEKNAELLDGVYLSPTTRIFDVETERITYGRIPPYSVVSPGTLLDENGRSSSYAAIILERKE; this is encoded by the coding sequence ATGAAAGAATTTGTCGAAGAGTTATGGCAGGCTAGAGACACTCTGGGGCCTGATAGCCTCTCTCAGCCCGAACTCAAAAAGGCAATTTTAGACACGATCGACCTGCTAGATACAGGAAAGGTGCGCGCCCTTAGCATGGAAAATGGCACTCCTGTGATTAATGAGTGGGTGAAGAAGGCGATTCTCATCTACATCCAGACCACCTCCTGCTATCCTACCAACGCAGGAGTATTGCGCTACTACGATAAGATTCCCATGAAGCTTGATGGCTGGGATGAGAGCCGATTCAAAAATGCTGGAATCACTGTGCTTCCGGGCAGTGTCGTGCGTAAAGGCTCTTTTATTGGGGCACACAGCAAGCTCATGCCCTCTTTTGTCGACATTGGCGCCTATTTAGGGCGAGGCACCAAGGTCGGCTCGTGGGCGCATATCGGTCCTTGCGTTCAAATTGGCGAAGGTTGCACCATCGGGAATCATAGCTCCATCGAGGGTACGCTCAATCCTCTTCACAAGCTTCCCGCCATTATCGAAGAGGGTTGCCACATCGGAGCGAAGTGCGAGGTTGGCGCGGGGGTTTGGATCGAGAAAAATGCTGAGCTGCTTGATGGCGTCTATCTCTCGCCCACCACGCGCATCTTTGATGTAGAGACCGAGCGTATCACCTATGGGCGTATCCCTCCCTATAGCGTTGTCTCCCCTGGCACTCTGCTGGATGAAAATGGCCGAAGTTCAAGCTACGCCGCCATCATTTTAGAACGAAAAGAATAA
- a CDS encoding tRNA dihydrouridine synthase, protein MQHPKSLSFKNLLMLAPLAGYTDLPFRSVAKSFGADITVSEMISVHALAYKNRRTAKMVEKAPNENPYSVQIAGNHLDIIQRAVEVLNAFEGIDILDLNGGCPAPKVSGHGSGSSLLKDLDKMVEILRLIKKTTTIPYTSVKVRIGFETKIPAEIAHALNDAPIDFVVVHGRTKSDGYKKERIDYDSIALMKKILKVPLIANGEIDSFSKAQEVLAHTGADGLMIGRAAVAKPWIFRQIKEGIHEADLELRRAVALEHFDKTIAFRGEFGAVMFRKNLHAYSKGLAGASDFRDKVNHLTSPVLMREAIEEFFLASQVLESFG, encoded by the coding sequence ATGCAACACCCAAAATCTCTCTCGTTCAAAAATCTTCTCATGCTAGCCCCTTTGGCTGGCTACACCGACCTCCCTTTTAGAAGCGTGGCCAAAAGCTTTGGCGCGGATATCACCGTGAGCGAAATGATCAGCGTCCATGCGCTGGCCTACAAGAATCGGCGCACTGCCAAAATGGTCGAAAAAGCCCCCAACGAGAATCCCTACAGTGTTCAGATTGCGGGAAATCACCTCGATATCATCCAAAGGGCAGTCGAGGTTCTTAACGCCTTTGAAGGAATCGACATCCTCGACTTAAATGGCGGCTGTCCCGCCCCCAAGGTCTCAGGACATGGGAGTGGAAGCTCGCTCCTTAAGGATTTGGATAAGATGGTAGAGATTTTGCGTCTCATCAAAAAAACCACCACGATTCCCTACACCAGCGTCAAAGTGAGAATCGGTTTTGAGACCAAAATCCCCGCCGAGATCGCCCATGCTCTCAATGACGCCCCCATTGATTTTGTCGTGGTGCATGGGCGCACCAAGAGCGATGGCTACAAAAAAGAGCGAATCGATTATGATTCCATTGCACTCATGAAAAAAATCCTCAAAGTCCCTTTGATCGCCAATGGAGAGATCGATTCCTTTTCCAAAGCCCAAGAGGTGCTCGCCCACACGGGTGCGGATGGTCTCATGATCGGGCGGGCGGCCGTGGCCAAGCCTTGGATTTTTCGCCAAATCAAGGAGGGAATCCACGAGGCCGATTTGGAGCTCAGAAGGGCGGTGGCGTTGGAACATTTTGATAAAACCATCGCCTTTAGAGGAGAGTTTGGCGCGGTGATGTTTCGCAAGAATCTCCATGCCTATTCCAAAGGCCTCGCTGGTGCGAGCGATTTTCGCGACAAGGTCAATCACCTCACCTCTCCAGTACTCATGCGCGAAGCGATAGAAGAATTCTTTTTGGCTTCACAAGTTTTAGAATCTTTTGGATAA
- a CDS encoding FprA family A-type flavoprotein encodes MRTLLAPSVHWVGVKDPELAIFDIVVPTEHGTTYNSYLIQGSEKCALIDTSKANFSKEYFTHLEKHLPLQKIDYIVVQHTEPDHAGCLREFLERHPEVTLIHSKPCKRFIQTLTNLPFNSMAIESGDELDLGGKTLRFFSTPFLHWPDTMMSYLVEDKILFSCDVMGSHFTSETNPEIFNSLLDEKDYLASIEAFKYYYAMIMRPYKEHIIKAFELLEKLDVQMIAPSHGPILDMEPRFFFDWYRARAKNYLLRLNGQKVTIIYASAYGNTAKMMESVKAGLLDAGVEVAVFDASSSAMAEMIDSIELSTGILLGTSTINAKAPEPILHLIANLVVLSMNGRKAGVFGSFGWSGEGIAMTERICEVMKMKIVQEPYKVQMAPSSAQLEEGREWGYNFGLKIIE; translated from the coding sequence ATGAGAACCCTTCTAGCCCCTTCCGTCCACTGGGTCGGCGTCAAAGACCCTGAATTGGCAATCTTTGACATTGTAGTCCCCACCGAACATGGAACCACCTACAACAGCTATCTAATCCAAGGCAGCGAAAAGTGTGCGCTCATTGACACCTCCAAAGCCAACTTCTCCAAAGAGTATTTCACCCACCTTGAAAAGCACCTTCCCCTCCAAAAAATCGACTACATCGTCGTCCAACACACCGAACCTGATCATGCAGGGTGCCTGAGGGAGTTTTTGGAGCGCCATCCAGAGGTCACGCTTATCCACTCCAAACCCTGTAAGCGCTTCATCCAGACCCTCACCAATCTCCCCTTCAACTCCATGGCGATTGAAAGCGGAGATGAGCTTGATCTTGGCGGCAAGACGCTACGATTCTTCTCCACTCCTTTCTTGCACTGGCCTGACACGATGATGAGCTACTTAGTGGAAGATAAGATTCTCTTCTCTTGCGATGTGATGGGCTCCCATTTCACCAGCGAAACCAATCCCGAAATCTTCAACTCCCTTTTGGATGAGAAGGATTATCTCGCCTCCATCGAAGCCTTCAAATACTACTATGCTATGATCATGCGCCCCTACAAAGAGCATATCATCAAGGCGTTTGAGCTTCTTGAAAAGCTTGATGTTCAGATGATCGCCCCTTCTCATGGACCGATTTTGGACATGGAGCCTCGATTCTTCTTTGACTGGTATAGAGCACGTGCCAAAAACTACCTCCTGCGCCTCAATGGGCAGAAGGTGACCATCATCTACGCCTCCGCCTATGGAAACACCGCCAAAATGATGGAATCAGTCAAAGCGGGGTTGCTTGATGCAGGAGTAGAGGTTGCTGTTTTTGATGCCTCCAGCAGTGCAATGGCGGAGATGATCGATAGCATCGAGCTCTCCACGGGAATCTTGCTTGGCACCTCCACCATCAATGCCAAAGCACCCGAGCCCATTCTTCACCTCATCGCCAATCTTGTTGTCTTGAGCATGAATGGTCGCAAAGCAGGGGTCTTTGGCTCTTTTGGCTGGAGCGGAGAGGGGATTGCGATGACGGAGCGGATCTGCGAAGTGATGAAGATGAAGATCGTCCAAGAACCCTACAAAGTCCAAATGGCGCCCTCTAGCGCTCAGCTTGAAGAGGGGCGAGAGTGGGGATATAACTTCGGACTCAAAATCATTGAGTAG
- a CDS encoding pyrimidine/purine nucleoside phosphorylase, which produces MQSFENVTVVKKANRYFDDKVTSRTVIFPDGSKKTLGIMLPGSYEFGTDKAEIMEILEGELEVFLPQESKWRTLRGGESFDVPAHSRFSLKVNETVDYCCSYVG; this is translated from the coding sequence ATGCAGAGTTTTGAAAATGTAACAGTCGTGAAAAAAGCCAATCGCTACTTTGATGATAAGGTGACAAGCCGCACGGTGATCTTCCCTGATGGAAGCAAAAAGACCCTAGGAATCATGCTTCCTGGAAGCTATGAATTTGGCACGGACAAGGCTGAAATCATGGAGATTCTCGAAGGAGAGCTTGAGGTCTTTTTGCCCCAAGAATCAAAGTGGCGCACCCTTAGGGGCGGAGAGAGTTTTGATGTACCCGCCCATTCACGCTTCAGCCTCAAAGTGAATGAGACGGTCGATTATTGCTGCTCTTATGTGGGGTAG
- a CDS encoding GlpM family protein: protein MLSSLGFKALLGALVVLIMALLARSKNYYIAGLIPLFPTFALMAHWIVGSERGVEELKKTVIFGAWAMIPYALYLFCVYWLIDYWRLEATLLGASLVWILAASILIYSYPT, encoded by the coding sequence TTGCTCTCTTCATTAGGCTTCAAAGCCCTTTTAGGGGCGCTAGTCGTCTTGATCATGGCCCTTTTGGCTAGGAGCAAAAACTACTACATTGCAGGGCTTATTCCACTCTTTCCTACTTTTGCACTCATGGCCCATTGGATCGTGGGAAGCGAGCGAGGAGTCGAGGAGCTTAAAAAGACGGTGATTTTTGGCGCGTGGGCGATGATCCCCTATGCACTCTATCTTTTCTGCGTCTATTGGCTCATCGATTATTGGAGGCTAGAGGCGACCCTTTTGGGCGCCTCTTTGGTCTGGATTTTGGCCGCCTCGATTCTTATCTATAGCTACCCCACATAA
- the nspC gene encoding carboxynorspermidine decarboxylase, with amino-acid sequence MKPYPHIPTPCYVLEEAKLRANLEILDRVQRESGAKILLALKGFALWKSFPLVSSYLKGITASGLHEAKLGKEEFRGGEVHVYSPAFKEPEIKELITFADHIIFNSPTQWARFKDQVKNAPRPIECGLRLNPLYSEVEPPIYNPCIPGSRLGIPPSELSQEALEGIDGLHFHTHCEQNSDALERTLEHFERHFGELLGRMKWVNFGGGHHITRADYDVDRLIQIIQEFRKRHNNIPVYLEPGEAVGWQSGFLLGEVVDVVRNGMEIAILDISAAAHMPDCLEMPYRPMVRGSAEAGEKRYSYRLGGPTCLAGDVIGDYSFDSPLKVGDQLIFEDMIHYTIVKNNTFNGVPLPSIGVIRESGEFELWHEYGYDEYKRRNS; translated from the coding sequence GTGAAGCCCTACCCCCACATCCCCACTCCATGCTATGTCCTAGAAGAGGCAAAACTCCGTGCCAATTTGGAGATTCTTGATCGCGTGCAGAGAGAGAGTGGAGCCAAGATTCTCCTTGCCCTCAAAGGGTTTGCCCTCTGGAAAAGCTTCCCTTTGGTCTCCTCCTATCTCAAAGGAATCACCGCCAGCGGACTTCATGAGGCCAAACTTGGAAAAGAGGAGTTTAGGGGGGGAGAGGTTCATGTCTACTCTCCCGCTTTTAAAGAGCCTGAGATCAAAGAGCTGATCACCTTCGCTGATCACATCATCTTCAACTCTCCCACTCAATGGGCACGCTTCAAAGATCAGGTCAAAAATGCCCCCAGACCCATCGAATGCGGTCTTAGGCTCAATCCCCTCTACTCTGAGGTGGAACCCCCCATCTACAACCCCTGCATTCCAGGCTCTAGACTTGGAATCCCTCCTAGTGAGCTCAGCCAAGAGGCGTTAGAGGGAATTGATGGACTTCACTTTCACACCCATTGCGAACAAAATAGCGATGCACTAGAGCGCACCCTAGAGCACTTTGAGCGCCACTTTGGAGAGCTTCTTGGGCGCATGAAATGGGTCAATTTTGGCGGAGGACACCACATCACAAGAGCCGATTATGATGTGGATCGCCTCATTCAAATCATCCAAGAGTTTAGGAAACGCCATAACAACATTCCCGTCTATTTGGAACCGGGCGAGGCAGTGGGTTGGCAGAGTGGATTTTTGCTTGGCGAAGTGGTGGATGTGGTGCGCAATGGGATGGAGATCGCTATTCTTGATATTAGTGCGGCAGCCCATATGCCTGATTGTCTTGAGATGCCCTACCGGCCAATGGTGCGCGGAAGCGCGGAAGCAGGAGAAAAACGCTACTCCTATCGCCTAGGTGGACCTACTTGCTTGGCGGGCGATGTCATTGGAGACTACAGTTTTGATTCGCCCCTCAAAGTGGGGGATCAGCTCATCTTTGAGGACATGATTCACTACACCATCGTCAAAAACAATACTTTCAACGGCGTTCCCCTTCCAAGCATTGGCGTGATTAGAGAATCGGGAGAGTTTGAGCTTTGGCATGAGTATGGATATGATGAGTACAAAAGGAGAAACAGCTAG
- a CDS encoding saccharopine dehydrogenase family protein, which yields MAKVLQIGAGGVGGVVAHKMAMNREVFSHITLASRTLSKCQEIAQSIKAKGYGEIDITTVDADSIEELVALINEVKPQIVLNIALPYQDLTIMEACLRTGVPYLDTANYEHPDLAKFEYKEQWAFHDRYKEKGVMALLGSGFDPGVTNVFCAYAQKHYFDEIHEIDILDCNAGDHGYPFATNFNPEINLREVSSKGRYWENGEWIETEPMEIMQVWDYPEVGPKDSYLLYHEELESLVRNIKGLKRIRFFMTFGQSYLTHMRCLENVGMLRIDEIEVNGCKVVPIQVLKALLPDPASLASRTKGKTNIGCYIKGIKEGKARTIYIYNVCDHESCYREVNAQAISYTTGVPAMIGAKLMLEGKWSGKGVFNMEELDPDPFMDELNKQGLPWEVKEMEA from the coding sequence ATGGCAAAAGTCCTCCAGATTGGCGCAGGTGGCGTAGGCGGAGTTGTCGCTCACAAAATGGCGATGAATCGCGAGGTGTTTTCTCACATCACGCTCGCTAGCCGAACCCTCTCTAAGTGCCAAGAGATCGCCCAAAGCATCAAAGCCAAAGGCTATGGCGAGATCGATATCACGACCGTGGATGCCGACAGCATCGAAGAGCTAGTTGCGCTCATCAACGAAGTCAAACCCCAAATCGTACTCAACATCGCCCTCCCCTACCAAGACCTCACCATCATGGAAGCGTGCCTCCGCACAGGCGTGCCCTATCTGGATACGGCCAACTACGAGCACCCCGATCTAGCCAAGTTTGAATATAAAGAGCAGTGGGCATTTCACGATCGCTACAAAGAGAAGGGAGTTATGGCTCTTCTAGGAAGCGGCTTTGATCCGGGTGTCACCAATGTCTTTTGCGCCTACGCTCAAAAGCACTATTTTGATGAGATTCACGAGATCGACATTCTTGATTGCAATGCGGGCGATCATGGCTATCCCTTTGCCACCAACTTCAACCCTGAGATCAACCTCCGCGAGGTGAGCTCCAAGGGGCGCTACTGGGAAAATGGCGAATGGATCGAAACCGAACCCATGGAGATCATGCAAGTTTGGGACTACCCCGAAGTGGGCCCCAAAGATTCTTATCTGCTCTACCACGAAGAGCTCGAATCGCTAGTGAGAAATATCAAAGGATTAAAGCGGATTCGTTTCTTTATGACCTTTGGACAGAGCTATCTCACCCATATGCGCTGCCTAGAAAATGTGGGAATGTTAAGAATCGATGAGATCGAGGTCAATGGCTGCAAAGTCGTCCCCATCCAAGTGCTCAAAGCCCTCCTCCCCGACCCCGCCTCTTTGGCTAGCCGCACCAAAGGCAAGACCAATATTGGTTGCTACATCAAGGGAATCAAAGAGGGGAAAGCGCGCACCATCTACATCTATAATGTCTGCGACCATGAGTCCTGCTACCGCGAGGTCAATGCCCAGGCGATCAGCTACACCACGGGCGTGCCTGCGATGATTGGAGCCAAACTCATGCTGGAGGGCAAATGGAGCGGCAAAGGGGTCTTCAATATGGAAGAGCTTGATCCTGATCCCTTCATGGATGAGCTCAATAAGCAGGGCTTGCCATGGGAAGTCAAGGAGATGGAGGCGTGA